In Gulosibacter molinativorax, a single window of DNA contains:
- a CDS encoding MFS transporter → MSKTMARSSWATVFVCAFIIVAEGYDLIVYGTLIPSLLEEPGWNLDKSGAGNIGSMVYVGMLIGALLSGRLSDRFGRKKLILVSITIFLIFTAACALAFDPVSLGVFRLMAGIGMGGVMPSCLALVKESIPEGRTSLAVTILMAGVPLGGTAASLLGLVIIESYGWRPMFWIGVVLSALILVLATTLLKESTEFTTRQIEIMQGKIVERPGFGAMFSRVLIAATILFALAAFANLMTWYGLNTWLTTIMADFNYPLESALQFSLTLNGGAVIGSFAFAVLADRFGSLKLAMVSGIVVAGALVLFAVGTDQLLVLLVLIAAIGMGAHSGLNLINASVADFYPLELRATALGWSNGIGRAGAIVAPSLGGFVFSTSAGGLGVIWTFTISALLSVVFVGALLIMARRKNSDSDVDTTVVEAQNA, encoded by the coding sequence ATGTCAAAAACTATGGCCCGCAGTTCTTGGGCAACAGTGTTTGTGTGTGCATTCATTATCGTGGCAGAAGGCTACGACTTGATTGTGTACGGCACACTTATCCCTAGCCTCCTCGAAGAACCCGGCTGGAATCTCGATAAGTCCGGCGCCGGAAATATTGGCAGTATGGTCTACGTAGGAATGCTTATCGGCGCGCTTCTGAGTGGCAGGCTGAGCGACCGATTCGGGCGTAAGAAACTCATTCTTGTGTCGATCACCATCTTCTTGATTTTTACGGCGGCATGCGCGCTAGCCTTTGATCCGGTCAGCCTTGGAGTATTCCGACTGATGGCAGGAATCGGCATGGGTGGCGTGATGCCTTCTTGCCTCGCCCTGGTAAAAGAGTCGATTCCCGAAGGGCGAACCAGCCTCGCGGTCACTATCCTCATGGCCGGGGTGCCACTCGGCGGTACCGCTGCATCATTACTCGGACTCGTCATTATCGAGTCTTACGGATGGCGTCCGATGTTCTGGATCGGTGTCGTGCTCTCCGCGTTGATCTTGGTGCTGGCGACGACACTCCTAAAAGAGTCCACCGAATTCACCACCCGGCAAATCGAAATCATGCAGGGGAAGATTGTGGAACGGCCAGGCTTTGGCGCCATGTTTTCGCGCGTATTGATTGCCGCGACTATCCTCTTTGCGCTGGCGGCCTTCGCGAACCTGATGACCTGGTACGGGCTGAACACTTGGCTCACCACCATCATGGCCGACTTTAATTACCCGCTTGAAAGCGCGCTCCAGTTTTCCTTGACGCTGAACGGGGGAGCAGTCATCGGATCCTTCGCGTTCGCGGTTCTCGCCGACCGCTTTGGTTCGCTGAAGCTCGCAATGGTGTCCGGAATCGTCGTGGCGGGTGCGCTCGTCCTCTTTGCTGTCGGTACAGATCAGTTGCTGGTGCTGCTCGTGCTCATTGCCGCAATCGGTATGGGCGCGCACTCAGGCCTCAACCTCATCAACGCTTCGGTGGCCGACTTCTATCCGCTCGAACTTCGAGCAACCGCACTCGGATGGTCAAACGGTATTGGCCGAGCCGGTGCGATCGTGGCCCCGTCACTTGGCGGCTTTGTCTTCTCGACCAGTGCGGGTGGCCTCGGCGTGATCTGGACATTCACAATCTCGGCGCTTCTCTCTGTCGTCTTTGTCGGCGCACTGTTGATCATGGCTCGACGGAAGAACTCCGATTCCGATGTCGACACGACGGTGGTGGAGGCACAGAACGCCTAA
- a CDS encoding Na+/H+ antiporter subunit A gives MVALLALFGVASCAMPALKRLPGNAMFYVAAAVSAAAAIWTATLAPTVLHGGAWELQIPWLPMLGLDLNFRIDALSWVLAMIVTAIGALVLIYCASYFDRDEPGLGRFAGILLGFAGVMFGLVTADNIYLMFVFWEGTSILSYLLIGHYTGRRASRAAAMQALLVTTFGGLAMLVGLVIVHSISGSANFSEIIGAGIPTSGLLITALMLILLGAMTKSALVPFHFWLPGAMAAPTPVSAYLHAASMVKAGIYLVLRLLPEFGDVPGFREVLIVAGVWTMLVGGWRSLRQFDLKLILAYGTVSQLGFMTAIAGFGGRDAGLAALAMVIGHALFKAALFLSVGIIDHRTGTRDIRKLSGLGRQAPVLATIATIAAASMAGIPPLWGFVAKEGVFSAFISAFEHGDAWGLVALIGTAMGSILTFAYTARFVHGAFAKKPGVEEVEHTKEHADELIAPGLLVVATIVFPFIASGIDQLLAAYADTMPAIDPAHPYHLAIWHGFEPALGISAITILIGLALFYFRAPIAKLQARVPDIIESSRGYWLALRVTDAVAARITASTQRGSLPMYLATTFVVFIGVVIGAFAFRGMGDPDLTIAWSWPQIAILIVIVIAAFATTRSAKRFQGVILVGITGYAQAAIFAISGAPDLATTQALIETLSLIVFVLVLRRLPARHAKLQNNIRPWVRWAIGFGVAFAIAAVVLISMGARVATPDGTSFAELALEGGHGSNIVNVTLVDIRGWDTMGELSVLIAAATGVASLVYLNARGSKHQQTTSLAPRGGFFRRPDRTTIRESIVASAKRRNRAIPRELRERDSKGAQGRSDHNVWLLAGHSLAPEHRSIVVEVVVRLLFHAMIIVSLFLLFSGHNDPGGGFAGGVVAALALAARYMAGGRHELNEAVRVDAGTLLGVGMILAAGSALVPMFFGHAPLTSFWVDQEVEWVGHVIFVTSTIFDIGVYLIVIGLAVDVLRSLGSELDIQAEEQRSGRLRVSEEVLDEAEVRGHIETAKPVTKQMQVLPKREGKEPK, from the coding sequence ATGGTGGCTCTACTCGCACTCTTCGGAGTCGCGAGTTGCGCGATGCCAGCGCTCAAGCGCCTACCGGGCAACGCAATGTTCTACGTGGCCGCGGCCGTGTCTGCCGCGGCGGCCATCTGGACCGCGACTTTGGCGCCGACAGTGCTTCACGGTGGCGCGTGGGAACTACAAATCCCTTGGCTCCCGATGTTGGGGCTCGACCTCAACTTCCGCATAGATGCGCTCAGTTGGGTCCTCGCGATGATCGTGACGGCCATCGGCGCCCTCGTGCTCATCTACTGTGCAAGCTACTTCGATCGTGATGAGCCAGGCCTCGGCCGCTTCGCGGGCATCCTGCTCGGCTTCGCGGGCGTCATGTTCGGTCTCGTGACGGCCGACAACATCTACCTGATGTTCGTGTTCTGGGAAGGTACGAGCATCCTCTCGTATCTGCTCATCGGCCACTACACCGGTCGCCGTGCGTCGCGCGCCGCGGCCATGCAGGCTCTGCTCGTCACCACGTTCGGCGGGCTCGCGATGCTCGTGGGGCTCGTGATCGTGCATTCCATCTCGGGATCCGCGAACTTCTCCGAGATAATCGGCGCCGGCATCCCCACCAGCGGCCTGCTCATTACCGCGCTGATGCTGATCCTCCTCGGGGCGATGACGAAGTCGGCGCTCGTCCCCTTCCACTTCTGGCTCCCCGGTGCCATGGCTGCCCCGACGCCAGTGTCGGCCTACCTTCACGCCGCGTCGATGGTGAAGGCCGGTATTTACCTAGTCCTACGCCTCTTGCCCGAGTTCGGGGATGTCCCCGGCTTCCGCGAAGTCCTCATCGTGGCCGGCGTCTGGACGATGCTCGTCGGCGGCTGGCGATCCCTGCGGCAGTTCGACCTCAAGCTGATCCTCGCCTACGGCACGGTTTCGCAGCTCGGCTTCATGACCGCGATCGCAGGGTTCGGCGGGCGGGATGCGGGGCTCGCGGCGCTGGCGATGGTTATCGGCCACGCGCTCTTCAAAGCGGCGCTGTTCCTCTCCGTGGGCATCATTGACCACCGAACGGGAACACGTGACATCCGAAAGCTTTCGGGGCTGGGCCGCCAAGCGCCAGTGCTCGCGACGATCGCGACCATTGCCGCCGCATCCATGGCAGGCATCCCGCCGCTGTGGGGCTTCGTCGCGAAGGAGGGCGTGTTCTCGGCGTTCATCTCGGCATTCGAGCACGGGGATGCGTGGGGACTGGTTGCGCTCATCGGTACCGCGATGGGCTCGATTCTAACCTTCGCCTACACGGCGCGCTTCGTGCACGGCGCGTTCGCGAAGAAGCCCGGCGTCGAAGAGGTCGAGCACACGAAGGAGCACGCCGACGAGCTCATCGCGCCGGGGCTCCTCGTCGTCGCGACCATTGTTTTCCCGTTCATCGCCTCGGGGATCGACCAACTCCTCGCCGCCTACGCCGACACGATGCCGGCGATTGACCCCGCGCATCCCTACCACCTCGCGATTTGGCACGGCTTCGAGCCCGCACTCGGCATCTCGGCCATCACGATCCTCATCGGCCTCGCACTGTTCTACTTCCGGGCACCGATCGCGAAGCTGCAGGCCCGCGTTCCCGACATCATCGAGTCCTCCCGCGGCTACTGGCTCGCGCTGCGCGTAACCGACGCGGTCGCCGCGCGAATCACCGCATCCACCCAGCGCGGTTCGCTGCCGATGTACCTGGCGACGACGTTCGTCGTGTTTATCGGTGTCGTGATCGGCGCTTTCGCATTCCGCGGGATGGGTGACCCGGACCTGACCATCGCGTGGAGCTGGCCGCAGATCGCGATTCTCATCGTCATCGTGATCGCGGCATTCGCGACGACGCGATCCGCAAAGCGCTTCCAGGGCGTCATCCTCGTCGGCATTACCGGGTACGCCCAGGCAGCGATCTTCGCGATTTCGGGTGCACCTGACCTCGCGACGACACAGGCGCTGATCGAGACGCTTTCGCTCATCGTGTTCGTGTTGGTACTGCGACGCCTGCCCGCCCGGCACGCGAAGCTCCAGAACAACATCCGCCCCTGGGTCCGCTGGGCGATCGGCTTCGGCGTCGCGTTCGCGATCGCCGCGGTCGTGCTCATCTCGATGGGCGCCCGCGTTGCTACTCCGGACGGAACCTCCTTCGCGGAACTCGCCCTCGAGGGCGGTCACGGCTCAAACATCGTCAACGTCACGCTCGTCGACATCCGCGGCTGGGACACGATGGGGGAGCTGTCGGTGCTCATCGCGGCCGCGACCGGTGTCGCGAGCCTCGTGTATCTCAACGCTCGTGGCTCGAAGCACCAGCAGACGACTTCCCTCGCGCCTCGCGGCGGATTCTTCCGTCGGCCCGACCGCACCACGATCCGCGAATCGATCGTCGCATCCGCGAAGCGCCGTAATCGCGCGATCCCGCGCGAGCTGCGCGAACGCGACAGCAAGGGCGCGCAGGGGCGCTCCGATCACAATGTTTGGCTCCTCGCCGGGCACTCGCTGGCGCCGGAGCACCGCTCGATCGTGGTGGAAGTCGTCGTCCGACTGCTCTTCCACGCGATGATCATCGTCTCCCTGTTCCTGCTGTTCTCGGGACACAATGACCCGGGTGGAGGCTTTGCTGGCGGCGTCGTCGCGGCCCTCGCGCTCGCGGCTCGATACATGGCCGGTGGCCGTCACGAGCTCAACGAGGCGGTGCGGGTCGACGCCGGTACGCTGCTGGGCGTCGGTATGATCCTCGCCGCGGGCAGCGCCCTCGTGCCAATGTTCTTCGGGCACGCGCCGCTCACGTCGTTCTGGGTGGACCAGGAGGTTGAGTGGGTTGGCCACGTCATCTTCGTGACCTCGACGATCTTTGACATCGGTGTGTACCTGATCGTGATCGGTCTCGCCGTCGACGTCCTGCGCTCGCTCGGTAGCGAGCTCGACATCCAGGCAGAAGAGCAGCGCTCGGGCAGGCTGCGGGTAAGCGAGGAAGTCCTCGATGAGGCCGAGGTCCGCGGCCACATCGAGACTGCGAAACCGGTCACGAAACAGATGCAGGTGCTGCCGAAGCGAGAAGGGAAGGAGCCGAAATGA
- a CDS encoding sugar phosphate isomerase/epimerase family protein, translating into MSTSCTFPKSLDASFKIAKRAGFDGMEVMVSTEDATRSAAALRALIRKHDLPVLAIHAPVLFFTQFVWGTNPAVKLERSVELAYDCGADVVVVHPPFRWQGSYAKNFLEIVRRLEHSSGISVAVENMFPWNIGGGNGRQAYIPGIDPTEMDCDSITLDFSHAALSGHDALEMARATGKRLRHIHLCDGQAPGQNGKKLWDEHLAPGLGGQPVAETLQYLDDTQFKGHVVAEVNTRGAKSETDRLRMLTQTVEFARRNLRQY; encoded by the coding sequence ATGAGCACATCGTGCACCTTCCCTAAGTCCCTCGACGCATCCTTCAAGATTGCAAAGCGGGCAGGTTTCGATGGCATGGAAGTGATGGTGTCCACGGAGGATGCGACGCGTTCCGCGGCCGCGCTTCGCGCGCTGATCAGGAAGCACGATCTGCCGGTGCTCGCGATTCACGCTCCGGTGCTGTTCTTTACGCAGTTCGTGTGGGGTACCAACCCCGCCGTGAAGCTCGAGCGCTCGGTCGAGCTCGCGTATGACTGCGGCGCCGACGTCGTCGTCGTGCACCCGCCATTCCGGTGGCAGGGCAGCTACGCAAAGAATTTCCTCGAGATCGTGCGACGCCTCGAGCACTCGTCCGGGATCAGCGTCGCCGTCGAGAACATGTTCCCGTGGAATATCGGTGGCGGCAACGGCCGGCAGGCGTACATCCCGGGCATCGATCCGACGGAGATGGACTGCGACTCGATTACTCTCGACTTCTCGCACGCCGCCCTGTCCGGTCACGACGCCCTCGAGATGGCGCGCGCCACAGGGAAGCGGCTGCGGCATATCCACCTCTGCGACGGACAGGCACCGGGTCAGAACGGCAAAAAGCTCTGGGATGAGCACCTCGCCCCTGGTCTCGGCGGCCAGCCCGTGGCCGAGACGCTGCAGTACCTCGATGACACTCAGTTCAAGGGTCACGTCGTCGCCGAGGTGAACACCCGCGGCGCGAAGAGCGAGACCGACCGGCTCCGCATGCTGACGCAGACCGTGGAGTTCGCCCGGCGCAACCTGCGGCAGTACTGA
- a CDS encoding VOC family protein gives MNKPNRLTLVETEHAGALRKTAVSHIGFRVPDVDATTAFYNRVLGLSVHERLDNGAVRLGWGTGHHVIELVEGEQGLNHYGFEVRDEGGLEGIRSRLEAAGHTVEDLAPEYVDAAIGKPAGIVVVDPDGTPVHFHSIVERQGENAADTGRRPIKFQHTTVGTVDVKPFVDFFVNTIGFRITDQLADGKFTWFRSDKDHHTLAVVEVGRGGDIDHYSYDLAEWEDFKAWCDRLTELDVDVAWGPGRHGPGNNLFVFFDDPAGNHIELSAEMEKFYDETVEYVPRRWEPIPNSVNLWGGQLPNWRKTSEEKK, from the coding sequence ATGAATAAACCGAACCGACTTACGCTCGTCGAGACCGAGCATGCCGGCGCGCTTCGCAAGACCGCTGTGTCCCACATCGGCTTTCGGGTGCCTGACGTTGACGCGACAACTGCGTTCTACAACCGGGTACTCGGACTGAGTGTGCACGAGCGTCTCGATAACGGTGCCGTCCGACTCGGGTGGGGAACCGGCCACCACGTCATCGAACTCGTCGAGGGTGAGCAGGGCCTCAACCATTACGGCTTCGAGGTTCGCGACGAGGGCGGACTCGAGGGAATCCGTAGCCGTCTTGAAGCCGCGGGTCACACCGTCGAAGACCTGGCGCCCGAATATGTGGATGCGGCAATTGGCAAGCCTGCGGGGATCGTCGTCGTTGACCCGGATGGAACTCCGGTCCACTTCCACTCCATCGTGGAACGCCAGGGCGAGAATGCGGCCGACACCGGTCGTCGCCCGATCAAGTTCCAGCACACCACGGTTGGCACCGTCGATGTGAAGCCGTTCGTTGACTTCTTTGTGAACACGATTGGCTTTCGCATCACCGACCAGCTCGCGGACGGGAAGTTTACGTGGTTCCGCAGTGACAAGGACCACCACACGCTGGCCGTCGTTGAGGTTGGCCGAGGCGGCGACATCGACCACTACTCTTACGACCTCGCGGAATGGGAAGACTTCAAGGCTTGGTGCGACCGCCTCACCGAGCTAGATGTTGACGTGGCCTGGGGTCCCGGTCGTCACGGCCCGGGTAACAACCTGTTTGTCTTCTTCGATGACCCGGCCGGAAACCACATCGAGCTGTCGGCCGAGATGGAGAAGTTCTACGACGAGACGGTCGAATACGTGCCGCGCAGGTGGGAGCCGATTCCCAACAGCGTGAATCTCTGGGGCGGTCAGCTGCCTAACTGGCGTAAGACGAGCGAAGAAAAGAAATAG
- a CDS encoding fumarylacetoacetate hydrolase family protein, with product MSYISYIHQGQLHVGEVDGANVVPLDGVTEIGRFTPENVLDQATRLPHLTVALDEVQLRPVVPNPGKIFCVGLNYDTHITETKREKPTYPVLFPKYASSLIAAGEAIQLPPETTQFDYEAELAVVIGRSGRRIPESRALEHVMGYTVANDVTVRDYQYKTHQWLQGKAWDNTTPLGPSLVRPHEVDLSKARITTVLNGEVMQDSNLSYLIFSIARLISTVAEFTELQPGDVILTGTPGGVGYRRDPQVFLQDGDEVTIEVEGVGRLTNSVAREIVR from the coding sequence ATGTCGTACATTAGCTACATTCACCAAGGCCAACTCCACGTCGGTGAGGTTGACGGCGCGAACGTTGTCCCGCTCGACGGAGTTACCGAGATCGGCCGGTTTACGCCTGAAAACGTGCTTGACCAAGCGACTCGTCTGCCGCATCTGACGGTGGCGCTCGATGAGGTTCAGTTGCGTCCCGTCGTGCCTAATCCCGGAAAGATCTTCTGCGTGGGACTGAACTATGACACCCACATCACGGAGACGAAGCGCGAAAAGCCGACCTACCCGGTCTTGTTCCCGAAATACGCGTCTTCGCTTATCGCAGCTGGTGAGGCGATTCAGCTTCCACCGGAGACCACTCAGTTTGACTACGAAGCGGAGCTCGCAGTAGTTATCGGGAGGTCAGGTCGCCGCATTCCAGAGTCGCGTGCACTGGAACACGTCATGGGCTACACCGTGGCCAACGACGTCACGGTCCGCGATTACCAGTACAAGACGCACCAGTGGCTGCAGGGCAAGGCATGGGACAACACCACACCGCTCGGGCCGTCGCTTGTGCGTCCGCACGAAGTTGATCTGTCGAAGGCAAGAATCACCACCGTCCTCAACGGTGAGGTTATGCAGGACTCGAATCTGTCGTACCTCATTTTCAGTATTGCCCGGCTCATTTCGACGGTTGCGGAGTTTACTGAGTTGCAGCCGGGCGATGTGATCCTCACTGGTACGCCCGGCGGCGTCGGTTACCGGCGGGACCCACAGGTATTCCTGCAGGATGGTGACGAGGTGACCATCGAAGTTGAGGGTGTCGGCAGGCTCACCAACTCGGTTGCCCGTGAAATTGTTCGCTAG
- a CDS encoding FAD-dependent monooxygenase codes for MSAQDVSVLVIERNAGTSNSPKAISVDDESLRTYAAAGLVDEILPIIVPGTGTRYYGADGAPVFHARAEVPFRLGYPFKNPFAQPDLERVLLEGLQARANVTIQFGAELTSVDSREDGVRATYRVASEEFEVEARFLIGADGGRSTVRSALGISMVGRSHPEPWLVIDVLDDPHQNRYGMHHGDPIRPHVIVPGLDGRCRYEFLIYDGEGAAGEEPSFELIRELVAPYRDISPEQVERAVIYKFHGLIATEWSKGSSFLIGDAAHMMPPFAGQGLNSGIRDAANLSWKIAAVLRGESPKEILDTYQAERFQHSWQTIKLSEKLGRVVMTTSPRLARFRDRAVRKALETESGRDFFEYMKYRPSAKFTDGLVAQGEHDGIGRQLGQPRAFNASTRTIELLDTFLGDGWALFRVDMAQDAWPADLVELSTAAGIPSFDVPLAEIFPRSEHGSTLIDVDTQLISEFAPFAGHFVLVRPDHVVAAVWRASEHASVLDHLRTWWTATRDAAVFADSDAH; via the coding sequence CTGAGCGCCCAGGATGTGTCTGTTCTCGTGATCGAACGCAATGCGGGCACGAGCAACTCGCCGAAGGCGATTTCTGTCGACGACGAGTCGCTCCGCACGTATGCGGCCGCGGGCCTCGTCGACGAGATCCTGCCGATCATCGTGCCTGGTACGGGTACAAGGTATTACGGTGCCGATGGTGCTCCCGTGTTTCACGCTCGCGCGGAAGTGCCGTTCCGTCTTGGGTACCCGTTCAAGAATCCGTTTGCACAGCCCGACCTCGAGCGAGTTCTGCTGGAAGGGCTGCAAGCTCGGGCAAACGTGACGATTCAGTTCGGCGCCGAGCTCACCAGCGTCGACTCCCGCGAAGATGGCGTTCGCGCGACCTATCGGGTGGCATCCGAGGAGTTTGAGGTAGAGGCCCGGTTCCTCATCGGCGCCGACGGTGGACGCTCTACCGTTCGTTCCGCGCTGGGTATCTCCATGGTGGGCCGATCGCATCCCGAGCCTTGGCTCGTTATCGACGTGCTCGACGACCCGCACCAGAACCGCTACGGAATGCACCACGGCGACCCGATTCGCCCGCACGTCATCGTCCCCGGTCTTGACGGCCGCTGCCGGTATGAGTTCCTCATCTATGACGGTGAGGGAGCCGCGGGGGAGGAACCCTCGTTCGAACTCATTCGTGAGCTTGTCGCTCCTTACCGGGATATCAGCCCCGAACAGGTTGAGCGGGCCGTAATCTACAAATTCCACGGCCTGATCGCGACTGAATGGTCGAAGGGGAGCAGCTTCCTCATCGGCGATGCGGCGCACATGATGCCACCGTTTGCGGGGCAGGGTCTCAACTCGGGCATCCGCGACGCAGCGAACCTGAGCTGGAAAATCGCTGCCGTGTTGCGAGGCGAGTCACCGAAGGAGATCCTGGACACATACCAGGCGGAGCGGTTCCAGCACTCCTGGCAGACCATCAAGCTGTCTGAGAAGCTCGGCCGGGTGGTCATGACAACGTCCCCGCGGCTTGCGCGGTTCCGCGACCGCGCCGTGCGCAAGGCGCTCGAGACCGAATCTGGTCGCGACTTTTTCGAGTACATGAAGTATCGACCCAGTGCGAAGTTTACGGATGGGCTGGTCGCGCAAGGCGAGCACGATGGCATTGGCCGGCAACTCGGTCAGCCACGCGCCTTCAATGCTTCGACGCGGACGATCGAGCTGCTCGACACGTTCCTGGGGGACGGGTGGGCCCTCTTCCGGGTCGACATGGCGCAGGATGCATGGCCAGCCGACCTCGTCGAGCTATCGACGGCCGCTGGGATTCCGAGCTTTGATGTTCCCCTGGCGGAGATCTTCCCGCGCAGCGAGCACGGTTCGACCTTGATTGACGTCGATACCCAGCTCATTTCCGAATTTGCGCCCTTCGCTGGGCACTTCGTGCTCGTCCGCCCTGACCATGTCGTCGCTGCGGTCTGGCGCGCAAGTGAACATGCATCCGTGCTCGACCACCTGCGCACCTGGTGGACCGCAACTCGAGATGCTGCCGTCTTTGCCGATTCCGACGCCCACTGA
- a CDS encoding IS3 family transposase (programmed frameshift): protein MSAPSNPTGPTRRRSFTPAQKLQYLSEYETACETGQGGAFLRRHGLYSSLMSEWRRQRDAGLLEGKQPGDTVGAPSREQAEIARLRRELAKAERKLATTETALDIMGKAHALLEQLSESGGPRPEAQEALMNTYLELTDAGVPTRQAATLTGVSRATAARAIARARRPDPAPAGPRPVPVNKLSLAERARILAVLNSEEFVDKPPLQVYAILLERGEYVGSVSTMYRVLGENSLVRERRRLATHPPRKVPELIATAPGEVFSWDITKLPGPVKGTYYDAYVMIDIFSRYIVGAIVHSCEDGVLAKEMMLDAFGIHGTPQVVHSDGGPSMTSKTVQTLLADLGVVRSRSRPHVSNDNPYSEALFKTMKYLPEFPDRFSSLVHARQFLDEFVHAYNHHHRHSGIGMHTPADVHYGLADMVDRDRDATLDAARRAHPERFGTRAQARPKILEREPAAWINPPSVDEIELAA from the exons GTGTCCGCTCCCTCGAATCCAACTGGCCCGACCCGTCGTCGGTCGTTCACCCCTGCCCAGAAACTCCAGTACCTGTCCGAGTACGAGACCGCTTGCGAAACCGGGCAAGGCGGCGCGTTCCTGCGTCGGCATGGCCTCTACTCGTCATTGATGTCGGAATGGCGACGTCAACGTGACGCGGGCCTCCTCGAGGGCAAACAGCCCGGCGACACGGTCGGGGCACCCTCGCGGGAGCAAGCCGAGATCGCGCGGTTACGGCGAGAACTCGCCAAAGCCGAGCGGAAGCTTGCGACCACGGAAACGGCGTTAGACATCATGGGAAAAGCACACGCGCTCTTGGAACAACTCTCCGAGAGCG GCGGACCCCGACCCGAAGCACAAGAAGCGCTCATGAACACCTACCTCGAACTCACCGATGCCGGGGTCCCGACCCGGCAGGCTGCGACCTTGACTGGTGTGTCGCGGGCGACCGCGGCGCGGGCGATCGCCCGCGCGAGGCGTCCTGACCCGGCGCCTGCTGGCCCGCGCCCGGTCCCGGTGAACAAGCTCTCGCTCGCGGAACGAGCCCGGATCTTGGCGGTGTTGAATAGCGAGGAGTTCGTGGATAAGCCGCCGTTACAGGTGTACGCGATCCTGCTGGAGCGGGGCGAGTATGTCGGGTCGGTGTCCACGATGTATCGCGTGCTGGGCGAGAACTCCTTGGTGCGGGAACGTCGCCGGCTTGCGACGCATCCGCCACGGAAGGTGCCGGAGTTGATCGCGACCGCGCCTGGGGAAGTTTTCTCGTGGGATATTACGAAGCTCCCGGGGCCGGTGAAGGGCACGTATTACGACGCGTACGTGATGATCGATATTTTCTCCCGCTATATCGTGGGCGCGATCGTGCATTCCTGCGAGGACGGGGTCCTCGCCAAAGAGATGATGCTGGACGCGTTCGGGATCCACGGCACCCCGCAGGTCGTGCATTCTGATGGTGGCCCATCGATGACTTCGAAAACGGTGCAGACGCTGCTGGCCGATCTTGGGGTGGTGCGGTCGCGTTCCCGCCCGCACGTGTCGAATGATAATCCGTATTCGGAAGCGCTCTTCAAGACGATGAAATACCTGCCGGAGTTCCCTGACCGGTTCTCGTCACTGGTCCATGCGCGGCAGTTCCTGGACGAGTTCGTGCATGCCTATAACCATCATCACCGGCATTCCGGGATCGGGATGCATACGCCTGCGGATGTGCATTACGGGCTTGCTGACATGGTTGATCGAGACCGTGACGCGACCCTGGACGCTGCTCGTCGAGCGCATCCGGAACGCTTCGGTACCCGAGCACAGGCCCGTCCGAAGATTCTTGAGCGGGAACCGGCGGCGTGGATCAACCCGCCATCTGTCGACGAGATCGAATTAGCTGCCTAA
- a CDS encoding IclR family transcriptional regulator, which translates to MSSNSRHNRNSTSDRTLQILGLFNDQRIRLTPAQIMRELDISRSTAYRYIQSLVNEQFLESAPDGSLRLGMRVLELARLARAGYGLSELAVPVMRQLAAAHKQTVLLTVLMGRSVVCLEREESPDQFVRLSYEPGVELPLNAGASALVLLAWKPRAELRALLGNSMRRFTENTITDIDELLERLDTIRAAGEVVTLAEVDRDALGIAVPLMAGDGEVVGGLSIVALQSRFSEEQQSRALEDLHGAADRISSRLRLANPR; encoded by the coding sequence ATGAGTAGCAATTCGCGCCACAATCGAAATTCGACGAGCGACCGCACGCTGCAGATCCTCGGTCTGTTCAATGACCAGCGGATTCGTCTGACTCCGGCGCAGATCATGAGGGAACTCGACATCTCGCGATCCACCGCGTATCGCTACATCCAGTCCCTCGTCAACGAGCAGTTCCTCGAATCGGCTCCCGATGGGTCGCTACGGCTCGGGATGCGCGTGCTCGAGTTGGCTCGACTGGCTCGAGCGGGCTACGGATTATCGGAACTCGCCGTCCCCGTAATGCGTCAGCTGGCGGCCGCTCACAAACAGACGGTCCTACTGACCGTGTTGATGGGACGATCTGTGGTCTGCCTCGAGCGCGAGGAGTCGCCCGATCAGTTCGTCCGCCTCTCCTACGAACCGGGCGTCGAACTCCCGCTGAACGCTGGCGCATCCGCACTCGTGCTGCTGGCCTGGAAACCACGAGCGGAACTGCGTGCTCTACTCGGGAACTCGATGCGCAGATTTACCGAGAACACCATCACCGACATCGATGAGCTCCTCGAACGACTCGACACGATACGCGCGGCGGGTGAGGTTGTGACGCTGGCCGAAGTTGACCGCGACGCGCTCGGCATCGCCGTGCCGCTTATGGCTGGCGATGGCGAGGTCGTCGGCGGCCTCAGCATCGTGGCCCTGCAGTCTCGCTTTTCGGAAGAGCAACAGTCGCGCGCCCTCGAGGACTTACACGGTGCCGCCGACCGAATCTCGAGTCGATTGCGGCTGGCGAACCCACGATAA